The genomic segment CTCTGTGGATATACCATCAGCTTCGGAGAGAAGCCTCTGCCTCTCCTCCTCTTTGCAAGCTGCTGCGGCTCCTTTATTTGAGAGAGAGACAATTCCTTTTCCTTAATAACACATTTCAACCTCTCAGCTTCAGAACTGGAAGCTGCCAATTGCGCTCAAAGTTGTGAAATGGTGTCGTCCATTTCAGAATGAACCGTCCTGAGTTGGACACAATCTTCCACTTTACAGGCCAGCAGCAAGTCTCTCTCCTCGATGGTGTGCTTCAGCTTGTGAGTTTTCAAGGTCAAGTCTTGGATTTGATTTTGAAGTTTGGAAATGGTTTCCATGTTTTGCATGGATTGCTTTTCCAGGGCTTGGTGTTCTTCAGATTTCTTCTGGAGATGTCCAAGCTCATCTCCCTGCTGTTGTAGATATTTATCTTTCTCTTGCAGAGTCTGCTTGAGCTGACCTGCTTCACACACCACAACTTGCTCCTGATGTTGCAACCCTGCAATCATCTGCATATATTGGCCCAACTGCTCAAGTTTTGGCTTGGAGCTGTTGCAGTAAATGTGCTTGCTGATTCAATGACATCACCAACTTTAAATTCACCAACTTTCCTTTGAAATGCAGACTTCATCTCTTCAAGTTCTGCTTTAAGCCGACAATTTTCAGTGTTGAATGCCTGTGCCTGATCCCACACAAGATGTGTTGCGAGTTCATTCTCATTCACCTTCCCCTGCAGTTGACTGCGCTCAGCAGTCCACCTACTCAAAGATGTGTGAAGTTCTTTATTCTCATTCTGAAGACTTTCTTTATCAATATTCAATGCATTTGTTTCTGCAACAACACAACTATCAGTTTTCTGGTCAAGTTGGCCCTGCAAGTCATGACTTTCAGCAgaagttttctatgttaacacgttaatattaattttattattaacgtgttaacatagtataacttacaagaaaacttccaccactggGGTGAAACCGGGGGCTCCACAGTCGGTCATTCATTTGTTTGTgcagctgcccgctggttcagccttctccaagatctatttaagaaagaactgcagatgctggataaatagAATGGAAGAGGCTGGTaaatagaaaggaagaggcggggacagtaggactagaaggagagctgagaagggggagggggaggagggagaagacaagggctatataaaattagagaatgttgataccgctggggtgtagactacccaagtgacaaccaatgctgtggggagatatgttgccaatgtggtcattgatACACTGGAGGCAGATCAACCattaaaggagtatttgttgacatcggaagtattggagaagtcaaacagctcaactattgctcagttgtttacatcttcacttgctgtactttgggcagaaggtataaaacacgagaatgttcttctgtttgtgactttaaCGTTTTATTCCCTCATAAATAATAGTATCCTGAATAATAATAGAAAGGTTTACTTCCTTGCACATGAATTCACAATACATTTGTACCACGGAACAACAAAGTTGCTGTATTAACAACCCTTTAAATTTCCCAAATGTAGTTACTTGGTATCAAGCTAAAATGAATTCACCAACGCTCTACTCATTTGCTTTGATGTATTTTAAATACTTCCCTTGAAAAATACAGATGGGTAAATGATCGTCAGTAACAGAGACAGAGATACTGTGCACACTGGATGGAACCCAATGACTATTAACACCAAACATGAAAAATGGGAGTTAAAATTGATCAGGTTGTCACAACCCCAGAAGCCGTCATTTTGCCCATCATGTCCAAAACTGATCTTTAATTTGAACTGTTCAAATGTTTATATATAAAGGGGTAAATTCGCTAAAATTACAAATATTGCTGTACTTTCCAGATTTGTCAGTGATTTCCAAAATCTGTCTCTATTGATGTCATTTTACTTTTAATATTAGAAATGGAACATGATTGAGCCTGATATAATGCTTTCTCCTTGTATGAGGCCATCCATCTCAGTCCAACTTATAATGGCACTGAAAATTGAGTTGAAGGCTTTTTCAGTTTAGCAAATCTCAGTATATATTTACCTTCTCAAAACTACTGAAGGCTTTAGTCTTTtgagatgcagcagggaaacaggcccttcggcccaatgagtccaggccgaccagcgctcacccccggacactatcctgcacactagggacaatttacaagttttacccaagccaattaacctgcaaacctgtacgcctttggagtgttggaggaaacagtagcagccggagaaaccccacgtggtcacggggagaacgtgcaaactcggtacagacagcaccagtggtcaggattgatcccgggtgtctggtgttgtaaggcagcaactctgtcactgtgctgcccctcccctcccccctccaaacaGAAAACTATTTTATTCAACCTTGGCAAAGCTTAAAATTAATAACAGCGTAAAATGTCGAGGGAACTCAAGCATTAAATTTCCACAGATATTTAAAATCAAAGTTTAAACTGAAAGTGTCAGACTGAGCACATACCATAAGCTTTTGGCCAGCTGTGGTCTGCTTTGTCCATCCTTGATCCTGTCCTCGTCTCTGAAGTTCCCCCAGTTCctcctccagctcctgcagttctgagATCAAATCTGGATCAGAGCAGCCGGGAAAGAACCAGTTATCCTCAATCAGTTTTGTGCCACAGGAAGACACGTCATTCAGAAAGGCAGCATGAACACAGACACAATATGGACTGATTGGACCCTGGTGACCATCACTACCTTGTGACTTCCCCAAGTTAAGGTGTTAGTTTCTGACTGGGCTAAAACACATTGCAGCTGGCTGGCTGGCTTTACATTTTaaaagcttgcagtaacaaagctAGATTTACATCACTGGTATCCCAGAGACAACTAATACCAATACTGATTTATGTATTGATATTATTTCAGTATTTCTTCAGGAGAACCTGCAAATCCATGAATAAACTGAGTGAAGcctgtgtagtggccatttggacaAAAAGGTAAGTGTGCTACCTTTGTAATTACCAATGTAAATAAAACTGGACAAAACtattgtcagcatggattttgatGCTGAAAGTAAAAATGTTAGAATTCCAGCTTTAAAAAGTCGACAGTAGCCTTTGTCTTGACTGAAATATGGACAACAAACAGATCCCTAAATAGAGGTGCACTCGACTTTCAAGTCATCAAGATCACTAATCAAGTCATTcacttcttaaatattttaaattaaaacaaagtaaACTGTATGATTTGTTCCAAGTGAGAACCAGAGAGCACCACAATTTACCTTCTCTTTCTTCCTCaagttgcctcatccttaattcCATGACATTCCTCTCATCGATGTCATGGCTCGGTGTTGGCTTATAAACCGTTTCTCGCCACTTCATCAGGCGGCTGTGCAGTTCctctgcagattcagattcacttgTCTACAGACACATTACACACAAAGCAACATCATCCACTCATCTAACTGGCCAATTAGATGCTTGATGCCATAAGAAACAGAAGCGCTGAGACATGATACAAGAGTAATGATTCTCTATGTTTGCCTCCCGGACATATTTGATTCACAAAATAGCAAGCTGATTTGTAGTTGAGAGTTATTCAGCAAGATGACCAGAGGTGTGATCAGCATTAAAAAGTGAACTTCATGGTGAAAACTATAGTTTGTAAAAGATAGTTTACCCTTTTTTATTCTCTGCTGGAAATGATGATTTCAGTGATTTTCAGATataagtaaaattattttaattgtctttAAGATAAATGGACCTATGGGCAATGAAGCACTGACTTGTTccatttaatgtacatcttcaAGACATATTGTTACATGTCATTGGAATTGCAAGTTGTAGAATTGGataattggaaacttttattacataaaatcagcccttgagccttattcattctatcacatgatcatggctgattagatctttgatctaaacatttacctaatccccataaccctcaattttcCTGCAGTGTAAAATTCTAGCTGGCTAACCCTTGAATATACTGAATGGTTCTCCACCCACAGCTCCGCAGGGTAAAGAATTCAAAAGATTCTCAACCCTCAGAGGGGAAAtgtcaagtactttggatccgtcttcactgaggaggacacaaacaatcttcctgatgtactagtggccagaggatctgtggtgacggaggaacggaagaaaattcacattaggcaggaaatggtgttgggtagaaccccagggcctgatggtctgcaacccagggtacattagaaagtggctctagaaatcatggacacattggtgttaattttccaatgttctatagattcaggatcagttcctgtggattagagcagtggttcccaacttgttttagctcatggcccccttgggatcttttaatttttctgtggccccccctgacattattagcggaaaaaaagtacttaatattataataccttccataaaaatatcagtgtgtaataattgcacatatattctcttttattctattccacaaacatcaaaaatatttcaactacatagatttaaatttattagaagtgaaatttaggaggcaacagggtggtagctctgtggcccccttcattgaacctgtggccccctaaatcccaaaatctttctgtgccccccctgaaatttgccatatggccccaggttgggaatcactggattagagggtagctaatgataTCCCATTttataagaaaggcgggagagagaaaacagggaattatagaccagttaacctgacattgatggtggggaagatgctggagtcaaagatgaaatagcggcatatttggatagcagtaacaggatcggtccaagttagcatggatttacgaaagggaaatcatgcttgactaatcttcaggaattttttgaggatgtaactaggaaaatggacaaggaagagccagtggatgtagtgtacctggactttcagaaaccatTAGATAGGGTCAAATttgataggagattagtgggcaaaattagggcacatggtattggggctagagtgttgacatggatagaaaattggttggcagacaagtaacaaagagtagggattaacgttaccctttcagaatggcaggcagtcactaatggggtactgcaaggctctgtgcagctatttacaatatacatcaatgatttagatgaagggattcaaagtaacattagcaaatttgcagatgacacaaagctgggtggcagtgtgaattgtaaggaggatgctatgagaatgcagggtgacttggacagtttgggcgagtgggcagatgcatggcagatgcagtttaatgtggataaatgtgaggttatccactttggtagcaaaaacaggaagacagattattatctaaatggtgtcaagttgggaaaagggaaagtacaacgggatccgggggtccttgctcatcagtcaatgaaagtaagcatgcaagtacagcaggcagtgaagaaagcaaatgtcatgtttgccttcacaacaagagtagttgagtataggagcaaagaggtctttctgcaattgtttagggccctagtgagaccacacctggagaactgtgtccagttttggtcccctaatttgaggaagtccattcttgctattgagggagtgcagcgtaggtttacaaggttaattcccgggatggcgggactgtcaaatgctgagagaatggagcggctaggttgtacactctggagtttagaaggatgagagcggatcttattgaaacatataagattattaatggtttggacacactagagggaggaaacatgttaccgatgttgggggagtccagaaccaggggccacagtttaagaataaggggtaagccatttagaacggagacgaggaaacactttttcacacagagagttgtgagtctgtggaattctctgcctcagagggaggtggtggccggttccctggatactttcaggagcgAGCTAgaaagagttcttaaagatagcggagtcaggggatatagggagaaggcaggaacggggtactgattggggatgatcaaacatggtcacattgaatggcggtgctggatggaagggccgaatggccaactcctgcacctattgtctattgcagctcCTTATCCTGAGGATATGCCCTTTAGGTCTTGACTCTCCCATTAGGAAAAATATCCTATCAGCCTATCAGTCAAACACACCTTTCTCCACACCCGCTCCTTCCTTTCACTTTACACTCTTCTAAAATCTGGAGAATATCGGCTCAAGCATAGGACACGCTCTAACCACAGAAATCAGTCTTGCCAATAAATGTTTAGAGTTCTGGataatcagaattaaaggatgttcttttaggaaggagatgaggtgacatttctttagccagaaggtggtgaatctgtggaattctttgccacagatggctgtagaggccaagtcagtggatatttttcaggcatagatagattcttgattagtacaggtgtcagaggttagaggagaaggcaggagaatggggttaggagggagtaattgatcagccatgattgaatggtggggtagacttgatgggccgaatgacctaatattattccttatgaccgtataATATTAATAGGTAAAATTACCCAAACTAGATTAAAAAGTCTGGAAATACTCTGTTGCTTCCCCAACCACACGAGCTAATTCAGTAGACTTTCTCCATGTCCAAGGTGTATGGTAATGCATACAGAAACCATCTGGTGTGGAAGCAAATAGCACCCCTCAGATGCAAGAATCAAGCCAAAAAGTAAGGATGAGAATAgaaaagagcaaaataaaaacttacttaaatgatccatttaaaaattaatctgAATAAGCAACATGAAATACAATGTAATATTAATTAGCAGGATACTTGAGACTGTTGAATCTGTGCAGAATGCACACACTTGGAATTAAGATTGTACATGGAGGAATTAAATGCAGCACAAATTCTCCCAACCTGGGAAGTTTGTCCCTTGGTAGCTTGTTCTAAATCTGCTTGCATGTTCTGGTGTTGCTCTTCATATTCTTCCAATTTTGCTTGAAGATCCTCTGTAAGAAAACACatatcaccatttaaataatgagaaagaagaagggtcatgacccgaaacgtcacccattctttctctccagagatgctgcctgtcccactgagttattccagctttgtgtgtctatcttcggtttaaaccagcaactgcagttccttcttacacaagagatgaaggatctctaaccaaataacccttccatttctctctctctctctctgtctgtctctcccccactctagtcctcttgctaatttcaccatttgtattccttcattatcacctcatccccagccaacaatggaccattgtcagcTCCACCCTCCCCGAGTCATCGATGCGGGCTCTACTTTGTTCTGTACCTCCCATACctctaattccccccccccccctgactccccgacggtcttgatccgaaacatcacctattcttttctccagagatgctgcctgacctgcattttgtgtctatcttcggtgtaaaccagtatccccagttccttcttacccaattaaagacatactatacacacaccattttgtgcctcgaCGTGTTGTAGCCAGTTCACTTTCAGGTGTAACTGTTCGTTCTCCTCTTCCAAGTCAACGGCTATATCTTTGAGCTCCAGCAGCTCCTGCCGAGAAGGTACAATCTGGGTAGAAATAACTTTAGTGTCAATTATAGCCAAGGGATTTCTATTGGTCAGTAAAATAGTCACCATTCAAATTCtagattaaatattttgctttatgactctagacaggtaagactagtgtagatggggctcgttggtcagtgtgggcaagttgggctgaagggcctgtttatgaacAGTATGATTCTCTAAATAACTTTAGCATGCATTATACATTTAATGTGCCATTGCCGACAgctccattctaccacaactattttatgattgaattttcctgcaggttcacatctatcccatgtcacttactcttcagaaaggtgttctacacggaatggagtgagctgtgaaatgtagggaagcactccttcatacagttgagcccagattaaaaatatacaatgtacataactgtaaaaaaaaaatgtggttCCCACAATGCTTCAACAACTCACGGAATAACATAccatcaattttcctttttttatAAGATAAAGTCATTTAATTCTAGGTAAATGGCAAACAGATTAATATTCAGTTAATCGTCACCAGGTACAAGGGGTTTTTATTTGGGGTACCTGTACATTGTCCAGCTCCTCTTCAATCTTCTTGATTTTCAATTTGGACTGAGCTTCCATTGTAATGAACCTGGCCTCTGATTTTTCAGCCTCTTGCGTCATAAGCCTCACTTGTTCTTTAAGAAAGAGAAAGGGAAAAACACCCGTAATTATCTGATATTTGTTGCAAAATAAAGCAACACCTCGACAATTTGCAATTGTTTCCATTGCAGTTAATGGCAATCAGTGAAAATCATCTGTTCAACTAATTACCAAcatttgaaatcataaaatatcCTTGAAATGCTACCATTCATTAAGC from the Amblyraja radiata isolate CabotCenter1 chromosome 16, sAmbRad1.1.pri, whole genome shotgun sequence genome contains:
- the LOC116982294 gene encoding protein bicaudal D homolog, translated to MTQEAEKSEARFITMEAQSKLKIKKIEEELDNVQIVPSRQELLELKDIAVDLEEENEQLHLKVNWLQHVEAQNEDLQAKLEEYEEQHQNMQADLEQATKGQTSQTSESESAEELHSRLMKWRETVYKPTPSHDIDERNVMELRMRQLEEEREDLISELQELEEELGELQRRGQDQGWTKQTTAGQKLMEKEELETLQQTTQQERREQDPSSCKNELAELRHGPLLVRPAPREQTIEVESIEECEEALEIDPSEQVVVARKAKSRVNFFKRFFTARK